The region CGCGCCGAAGCAGCGTCGAGTGCCATGCGAGTATCAAACCCTCCGGCACAACAGATACGCTTCGACGGACAAGAACAATTGCTCGGCGGAGGCTCTTGCCAAGCGATGCCGCCAAAGGATTTGGCGAATCAACTTACCGAGTTGATCGAACAAAAGAAGCTCCGCTCCGCGGCTACCTTGGTACAACTTCATCAACGCTCGGCCTGCCGGTTACTACTCGGCCAACCGGCACACGTTCAGCCTGACGTCTCTGCCGCAGTGTTGACACTTGTCTCGGACGTGATCGACGACGGAACCGGCAAGACGAATTGGCGAAGCCTTGTTGATCGCTTCCAGACCGATACGACGCGAGCGTCTCAGTGGCACACTACCCTCGCATCGCTAGGTGCGTCCGGCGAAGTTTCCTCAACATCTCAGGATCAGATTCACCGGTTAAAGCTGCTCTCTTCAGAACTTGAAAGTCCGTTGCTGCAGATCGAATCGTTGCGATTGGAAGGGCAGTTCCGAATCGCATTGGGGAAAACTTCTTTGGCACTTGAATCCCTGGTCTCTGCCGCAGAATTGGCCGCTCAGCATGGCCTCTCAAACTTGGCGTCTGACCTATGGTTGATGTCCTGTGAAGCGTCGCTACGACTTGACCAAATCGAACAGTCACGTCAGTGCTGGAACGCTGCCGTTTCCAGCGGGCTCGCTTCGATGCATACTCGAGGCGCGAACCAAGGTTTACCGACGATCGATACGGTGTTCTGGGAACAGGCAGTCCGATTGGCACATCCCGGTGACAGACTACCGAAAGAACTTACGGTCACGTTGGCTCCTTGGCATTCACGCCTCGGTATTCGAATGGACGGTTCATTGACGCCAGAAGTTGCCCTTTGGTCGGCGATCGCGGAATACCAGCTCGCAACTGGCCAGCCTCATCTAGCATCGCTTTCGATCAAGCGAGCCGAAACGATCGATGCGACGTCAACCCAAGTTCGATCGTTCCTTCAAATCGCGCTTGCTCGATCAATGGCCGCGCAAGGACAACAGGCGGTCGCCACGACAATTTTGGGCACATTGACCGAATCGGATAATCCACGAATCCGAGCGTCGAGTCTGGCAACACTCGGCTCGATCAAAATCCAAAGTGGCGCATACGAACAAGGAAGCAAATTTCTCGGACAGGCGCTGTCGATCCGTGGCGCGGAAGACTGGCCAGGAAGACTGGCCGCCGAAGCAGACTTGGCGAATGCCCGTTTGATCATGGGCGATCTTGATAACGCATTGCAAAACCTGCATGCCGTTCAAGCACAAATGCTGAAGGACAATCGGTGGCAATCTCTTTGCCAATCACTCGCCAACGAAGCCGCGATCCTTCACTTGGAAGGCCGAAAGGAAGAAGCCGAGCTGATTCGCCAACGGATCGATTCGATCGAAAGTCGAATGCTCTAGTGTTTCGATCCAGTTCGCTATTAGGATTAGCCGATCGGTGTTAGCCACGTCTTCGGTGCAACGACCGGGGCTGACGCCCATCGGCTGATGAATCGAAACCGAACACTTGATCTAGACGAAGGAATCGGTCTCCACCAGAGATTTGATACCGTCTGGCTTCCAGGCGCTTGAGAGCCTCGCGTTCACTACTACGAGCGAGCGAATCAATGAAGCCCAAACGCCGTACAGAGTTCATCAATCACTTGGTCGGACATTGCTGATACTTCGCCGATCGCTCCCGCATTGATTACCGCTTCTGCGGTCGATTCGAGAACTTCCAATCGATCGAAGGCATCGAGGACAGTCGACCCGGTAACGAGTACGCCGTCGTTCTGCAACATCGCGGCCGGATTCGAAGCCGAAACGAATTCAGCGATTTGACCATCATCTTGATACTGAATCCCATAGGGAACTCGCTGAACATCACGCAAAAAGACATAGCTTTCTGGAATCGTGCGGACATCCAATGGAACATCAGTCACGCTGAACGCCGTCGCGTTCACCGGGTGGGCGAACACGATCGCATGAACGCCCGGATGCTTCTTGTAAACAGCTTGATGAGCGCGGGCGGCCCGACTCGCTTGTTTTCCACCTTCACGCTCGTTACCACGTACGAGTACGAAGTCGTCCGCTTGCAATAGTTCGCGGTCTTTCTGGGTCGGTGTGATCAAGAATGAATCCTCACTAACCCGTGCGGAAAAACTCCCTTCGGTGCTAATCAAAAGCCGCTGACGGCAACCACGCCGCACGAAGTCACATAGCTGTTTTCTCAGTTCTAGCTCACATCCAGTGGCATCGTTCGGCGCATAAGAGACAAAATCAACGCTACGATTCGCCGCTTGATTAAGCTGCATCTCATCGAGAAACCGCACGTCGCCAAGCTGATTGGCCTTGATCAATGTCTTTCCTGCAAACTCGAACGCTTCGAATCGTTCGAACGCCGCCGCCAGGTTATCGCCCCCAACAACCACGCCGTGATTCTCTAAGATGACGCTGTCACATCCGTTTGAAAACGTCTCTGCGATACTCTCGCCTAGTGCTTGACTACCGGGACAAGCATATGGTGCGAAGCCAACTTTCCCACAGACCGAATGCGCTTGATGGAACAGCCGTGTGTCAGGTAATTTGCGACAAATACTGAACGCAACCAAGGCGACGGGGTGGGCATGGACGATCGAGCGAATATCCGGCCGCGCATCATAGATCGCTTTGTGAAATGGAAATTCACTCGACGGCGGATGTCGTCCGTCAGTCGTCCCGTCTTCGTGAACACAAACGATATCACTACGGGTCAAGTTGCCTTTATCCACCCGTGCGGGCGATATCCAAATGTCGCCAGCCGAGTCGCGGATCGAAATGTTGCCACCTGAAGTGGTTGTCATCCGATACCGATAGATACGATCCATCGTCCGCATAATCTCGTCACGTGGATGAATGGTGTTTCGTTGACTGCTCATGATATGATTCGAGATAGTTCAAGGTTATCCGAGGGGACGCACAACGGACGTACTGCGGTAGTAATCCATGAGCGTTTCGACTGAAAGGACGCCACCCCCGATGCCGCTTTTATTGACCCCACCGTACGGCACACCATGTGCGAAAACGTTGTGTGCGTTGATCCAACTGTTCCCGGCAACCATCGATTCGGCCACACGATTGGCCCGTTCTTTGTCCTTGGTCCAAACGCTATTTGCCAATCCGTAGTCGGTATCATTGGCCATTGCGATTGCCTGTTCTTCGGTTTCGAATGTCGCAATGTAAGCGACCGGTCCGAAAATTTCTTCGCGAGCAGCGACGTTGTCTAGCGAACCGGCGAGCAACGTCGGTTTGACATAATTTCCCTCGTATCCTTCGACCTGGGCCGGACCGCCTCCACACAGACATTCGGCTCCCTCATTCTTGCCTTTGTCTTGATAACCCAGCACGCGCTGACGTTGCTTTGGGTTGACGACCGGGCCCATTTGGCTACTCGGATCAAGTGGGTGACCGATCTTTACGTTCTGCATCATTGTTTTGCAGTGCCCGACAAATTCGTCGTAGATGTCTTTTTGAATCAGCCAGCGCGTCGCATCGCAACACACCTGCCCCGTGTGGAAGGTAATCGCTCCTACGAGTGCTCTCGCAGTGGCTTCGACGTCGACATCATCAAAAACGACGGCCGCGCCCTTGCCTCCGAGCTCTAATTTGACGGGAACGAGATTCCTTCCGCAGGCTTCACCGACCAATTGCCCGACTTCGGGAGACCCCGTAAACGACATACGTTTAATCTGCCGGTTCTGTGACAATGCGGCACCGGCGGTCGCACCGCGTCCGGTCACAACATTGATTACGCCATCGGGTACGCCGACCTCCTTCGCCAATTGTGCCAGATAGATGGCCGAAAGCGACGTATCCTCGGCGGGCTTGATCACGACCGTGTTGCCGGCGGCAAGTGCCGGCGAAATACCCCAGCCAATCAGTAGGAACGGAAAATTCCAAGGAAAAATAAACGCGCACGTTCCCCAAGGCTGCTTCACCGTCCAAGCCTCGTGTCCTTCGACATCAAGCTCAGTTCGTTTTTCGACGTTGTCGGCCAGACCGACGAAATAACGTAACGTGTCAACAAAGTTTTGGACGTCACCGGCCGCTTGGCCCTGAATTTTCCCGGCATCGAGTGCTTCGATTTGGGCGATGATCGATTTTCGTGATTCAACCGCATCGGCAAGCTTCAGTAAAATTCCGCGACGCTCTTGTTGTGAAAGGGCTGCCCATGCCGGAAAGGCTGCGTCGGCTATGCCTACGGCACGATCGATCTCCGACGCATTAAGATCGTGGATGTCGGCAATCTTCTCACCAGACCCCGGATCGATGGTCGCAATCAAGTTGCCGTCCGCATTGGGAAAATTTTTCCCTCCGACGAACCCCTGCAGCGGAGACTGGCTCAGGAACGTTTCGACTTCGGGCAGTAACGTGAGTTGAAGCGCAGTGCTCATTAGATTCTCGCTTGATCCGGGTGTGAATTTGGGTCCGCGACAGCATACCGATTGCAGATACCGGTGCTGCAATGTAGGCGACTTTAATAGCGAAAACCTTGACGATCGTTCCCCTAACTAGCACGATCGTCCCACCGGAGACTTGGCTTTCTGCCGTCCCTAAAATTCGGGCTGGACCTCTACACCACAAATTGTAGGGCATTCTGCGTCCGGCTTCGGCCGACTGTTTAGCACAGCAAGGAATGGCGAATCCGACGCCGACGGCGTGACATCACAGAGCGATCATCGATCAATCCCATCGCTTTCATTCGGTTGAATCGCTGCTTCCGTAACGATTCCCAACCGGTACGATAGCGGTCGTAGTACTTTTCGACGTTCTTGCGCGGCGCGTGCAGTGGGCTGTGCGGGGCATTGATTGCGACGTAAGTGAAGAAGGGCTTCCCTTCCGTGACCGAAGCATCAATTTGCTCGATCGCATCATCTGTGAAAGCGTCAGTGCTGAATCAACCCTCTTCCTTCGGCCGCCAAACGATCTAGATTCGGCGTATCGATTTCTCCACCATAGCAACCGAGGTCCAAAAAACCGACATCGTCCGCGACAATGATCAAGATGTGGGACGTCAAACTCACTCACCAGTTCGTCACAGCCTGCTCCCGGTACGATTTCGGGGCCGCGAATGATCAGCGGCACACGCAGGCCGAGGTCGTACTGCGTCATCTTGCCGTGCTGAAACGTCGGACCATGGTCGCTCATAAAAATGACGATCGTGTTGTTGCTGTCACCGGATTGGTCAAGCACGGTCAATGCTTGTCCGGTCAAGGTTCTATCTTTTCTGTTTTCTATTTGTTCCTGGTCTCTGCTGATTTGCCGCTGGCACAGCATCACGTTTCCCCTCGATGTACCAGTCGAAGTACTTCGCAGCCTGACGACTCATTGCTTCGGATCGTTCAGCCCAGATGCCAGGCGGAGACTGAGTGTTGGCCCAGGCCTGAAGATCCTTATGAAGGGACGATGCAATCTCAGGTGATTCGTTGAGCAGATCGTGAGTCTCCTCGAAGTCGTTTTCCAAGTCGAAAAGATACTCGCGCTCGTCGGCTCGGACGTACTTCCAACGTCCTTTGCGGATCGCTGACTGACCGAGCCAACGCCAATACAAAGTCTCATGGGGTTCCGCCTCGTTTTCTCCAGTTAAGAAAGGGACTAGGTTTACACCATCGAGCACCGGATCATCAGGTAGACCGGCCAAGGAACAAGCGGTGGCACCGACATCGAGCGTGATGACCGGATGCGAGTAAACTTGTCCACCGGGAATCGTCCCTTTCCAGTGAACGACGAACGGAACCCTGATGCCGCCTTCGGTCAACATTCCTTTTTCACCGTTCATCGGATCGTTCAGCGAACCATCCCAGCCGGGACCGCCGCCGGGTGCGTCCAGTTTTTGAATTTTTAGCGGTGCGCCGTTGTCGCTGATCACGAAAATCAGCGTGTCTTCTTCGAGTTCATGCTCTCGCAGCGATGCCATGATCCGGCCGACTCCATCGTCGACCGCCGACAACATTGCCAACGCCTGACGTCGACGCTCGGGCATTTCTCCGGGGAAACGATCGAGGTACTTCTTCGGTGCATCAAGCGGTACGTGAGGCGCGCGACAAGCGAGATAAAAGAAGAATGGCTTTTTGTGAAATCGATCAATGAATGTGCAGGCGAAGTCAGAAATCATGTCGATGTGATAACCGCCGCCCCGTTGCTCGTTTGCCCGGACGTCTTCACCGTCGAGATTCATGTTCCAGTGCCCCGGTCCGTTGCTGTTCTTGTGAAAGACCTTGTCGAAACCATGAGTCGCGATTCGATCGGCGAGGCTCGGCCCAAGGTGCCATTTTCCCGCCATGCCCGTGACGTAACCGACACTCTGCAAACGCTCGGGGATCGTCTCGAGTTCATCGAAACGTTTCATGGTCGCCGCATCTTTGAATTGTGGGTTCGATTCCAATCCCCATTTCGTTTGGTATTGACCACTGATCAGTCCTCCCCGAGATGGCACACATTGTGGCGCGGTGCAGTATCCATCGGTCATTCGCACGCCGCCCCTCGCAAGCGCATCGATGTTGGGCGTTTTCACATCATCAAAAACTCCTTGGCAACTAAGGTCCGAATAGCCATGGTCATCGGTGTAAATGACGATGATGTTTGGCTGCCGTCTGCCGTTTTGCGAAACCGGTTGTGATGCATCCGATACCTTGGGAATGTTCAACTGATACAGTGTCGAACCATCCTCGCCAACGAGTTGGATGTCCGAAATCCTTACCTCGCCGTTGCCGCGTGTGGGGTCGATTCGTACTGCAAGCACAGGGTTCGTCGCGGCGAATTCGACCGCGTAGGCATGTGTTTTCCCGTCGTGTTCGACATTGAACTTATCGCTACGATCGGCGTTGAACGGTCCAGCCCCTTGCTCCTGCCAGAACACCTGGCCGTGTCCGTTCGAACTCGAGGCCATCGTGAATTGCAGCGTGTAGGAACCGGCGGGGAGCGGATCGGTGAATGTGTGACTCAGGTACGGGTCACGTCCAGTGCTCTTGACGAGCAACATCCCCTTTGCGGCGGACAAAGTGCAAGTGCCTCCCGGTCGCCATCCTGCGACGGGCGTGCCGGCAGCCTTTGGTTTTCCACCGGACGGCTTCTTACTTGCGCCGCCTTTCAGTTCCGCTTTGCCTTCGTTGGTGAGATCGTATTTCGATGGGTCGAAATTCGGATTCGCCAGCGGGCACGCGGCCTGTGTTTCACGGAGGTGTTGTTCGATGAGTGCGTCGAGTTGCTTCACGCGTTCGGGGAACTTTTGAGCGAGATTGTTTTGTTCGCCGATGTCATCTTTCAGATAAAACAGCTTGTATCGGTGACCGCCATTTTTACCGCCGTGGAAGAT is a window of Roseiconus lacunae DNA encoding:
- a CDS encoding class II aldolase/adducin family protein, producing the protein MSSQRNTIHPRDEIMRTMDRIYRYRMTTTSGGNISIRDSAGDIWISPARVDKGNLTRSDIVCVHEDGTTDGRHPPSSEFPFHKAIYDARPDIRSIVHAHPVALVAFSICRKLPDTRLFHQAHSVCGKVGFAPYACPGSQALGESIAETFSNGCDSVILENHGVVVGGDNLAAAFERFEAFEFAGKTLIKANQLGDVRFLDEMQLNQAANRSVDFVSYAPNDATGCELELRKQLCDFVRRGCRQRLLISTEGSFSARVSEDSFLITPTQKDRELLQADDFVLVRGNEREGGKQASRAARAHQAVYKKHPGVHAIVFAHPVNATAFSVTDVPLDVRTIPESYVFLRDVQRVPYGIQYQDDGQIAEFVSASNPAAMLQNDGVLVTGSTVLDAFDRLEVLESTAEAVINAGAIGEVSAMSDQVIDELCTAFGLH
- a CDS encoding aldehyde dehydrogenase family protein, which translates into the protein MSTALQLTLLPEVETFLSQSPLQGFVGGKNFPNADGNLIATIDPGSGEKIADIHDLNASEIDRAVGIADAAFPAWAALSQQERRGILLKLADAVESRKSIIAQIEALDAGKIQGQAAGDVQNFVDTLRYFVGLADNVEKRTELDVEGHEAWTVKQPWGTCAFIFPWNFPFLLIGWGISPALAAGNTVVIKPAEDTSLSAIYLAQLAKEVGVPDGVINVVTGRGATAGAALSQNRQIKRMSFTGSPEVGQLVGEACGRNLVPVKLELGGKGAAVVFDDVDVEATARALVGAITFHTGQVCCDATRWLIQKDIYDEFVGHCKTMMQNVKIGHPLDPSSQMGPVVNPKQRQRVLGYQDKGKNEGAECLCGGGPAQVEGYEGNYVKPTLLAGSLDNVAAREEIFGPVAYIATFETEEQAIAMANDTDYGLANSVWTKDKERANRVAESMVAGNSWINAHNVFAHGVPYGGVNKSGIGGGVLSVETLMDYYRSTSVVRPLG
- a CDS encoding sulfatase-like hydrolase/transferase; this translates as MEQIDASVTEGKPFFTYVAINAPHSPLHAPRKNVEKYYDRYRTGWESLRKQRFNRMKAMGLIDDRSVMSRRRRRIRHSLLC
- a CDS encoding sulfatase-like hydrolase/transferase gives rise to the protein MSLTSHILIIVADDVGFLDLGCYGGEIDTPNLDRLAAEGRGLIQH
- a CDS encoding sulfatase-like hydrolase/transferase, producing the protein MKSKIYLTALFILAGFNASVVIGDDASRDQPKPNVVFILADDLGWSDTTLFGTTDLYRTPNIQRLAERGMTFTRAYSSSPLCSPTRASVLTGLSPARHGITAPTCHLPKVILRPTVPTSAAPNKFSTTPQSVSRLDTRYYTLAEMFQDNGYATGHFGKWHLGPEPYSPLEHGFDVDVPHHPGPGPAGSYVAPWKFKDFDHDPHIPDEHLEDRMAKEAVAFMEEHQNEPFFLNYWMFSVHAPFDAKKALIDKYRKVVDPNDPQRSPTYAAMIESMDDALGTLLDTLDRLKIADNTIIIFASDNGGNMYNLVDGATATSNAPLRGGKATMYEGGVRGPAIVVQPSSVEAGSRSDAIIQSSDFYPTLLELLSIDAKPDQKFDGVSIVPALRGESLDREGIFTYFPHGPGVPDWLPPSVSVHAGDWKLIRIFHGGKNGGHRYKLFYLKDDIGEQNNLAQKFPERVKQLDALIEQHLRETQAACPLANPNFDPSKYDLTNEGKAELKGGASKKPSGGKPKAAGTPVAGWRPGGTCTLSAAKGMLLVKSTGRDPYLSHTFTDPLPAGSYTLQFTMASSSNGHGQVFWQEQGAGPFNADRSDKFNVEHDGKTHAYAVEFAATNPVLAVRIDPTRGNGEVRISDIQLVGEDGSTLYQLNIPKVSDASQPVSQNGRRQPNIIVIYTDDHGYSDLSCQGVFDDVKTPNIDALARGGVRMTDGYCTAPQCVPSRGGLISGQYQTKWGLESNPQFKDAATMKRFDELETIPERLQSVGYVTGMAGKWHLGPSLADRIATHGFDKVFHKNSNGPGHWNMNLDGEDVRANEQRGGGYHIDMISDFACTFIDRFHKKPFFFYLACRAPHVPLDAPKKYLDRFPGEMPERRRQALAMLSAVDDGVGRIMASLREHELEEDTLIFVISDNGAPLKIQKLDAPGGGPGWDGSLNDPMNGEKGMLTEGGIRVPFVVHWKGTIPGGQVYSHPVITLDVGATACSLAGLPDDPVLDGVNLVPFLTGENEAEPHETLYWRWLGQSAIRKGRWKYVRADEREYLFDLENDFEETHDLLNESPEIASSLHKDLQAWANTQSPPGIWAERSEAMSRQAAKYFDWYIEGKRDAVPAANQQRPGTNRKQKR